A DNA window from Haliovirga abyssi contains the following coding sequences:
- a CDS encoding S-ribosylhomocysteine lyase: MPLIESFTVDHTIMKAPQVRKAKVMNLPKGDIVEVYDLRFVKPNTTPMETAAVHTLEHLIATYMRDKMDNIIDVSPMGCRTGFYMSVYNENKKEDIQEVLIYALKKILETTEIPGATEKECGNYRDHSLVKAKETAKRVIEGFENGNKN, encoded by the coding sequence ATGCCATTAATAGAAAGTTTTACAGTAGATCACACAATAATGAAAGCTCCACAAGTTAGAAAAGCAAAAGTTATGAATTTGCCCAAAGGGGATATTGTAGAAGTATATGATTTGAGATTTGTAAAGCCAAACACTACACCAATGGAAACAGCAGCAGTACACACATTAGAGCATCTAATAGCTACATATATGAGAGATAAAATGGATAATATAATAGATGTATCACCAATGGGATGTAGAACTGGATTTTATATGAGTGTTTATAATGAGAATAAAAAAGAGGATATACAAGAAGTTTTGATTTATGCTTTAAAAAAGATATTAGAAACAACAGAAATTCCTGGAGCAACTGAAAAAGAGTGTGGGAACTATAGAGATCATTCATTAGTAAAAGCAAAAGAAACTGCTAAGAGAGTAATAGAAGGATTTGAGAATGGAAATAAAAATTAA
- a CDS encoding bifunctional riboflavin kinase/FAD synthetase encodes MKVIYGIENIDEKFKNPCVALGTFDGIHLGHQSVIKSAIDKAKELNGTSILFTFSPHPLKVITSSAGPKMINSKDEKEFLLEKLGVDILIFANFTVEFSDLHPEKFMKNVLKDILDVKEIFVGFNYTFGKDAIGTTDYMKELSEKYDIKLNVVEPMKIEDEIVSSTLIREYIKNGDLKKAEKLLGYPVMISGKIVQGKKIGRKLGFPTANLKIVNKAYPPYGVYGVKIIFDSEKDKSYYGIMNIGKNPTLKPGEHSIEVNIFDFDKNVYGEKIIIELMKFIRYEKKFETVENLIKEIKNDIKIWKEWLECH; translated from the coding sequence ATGAAAGTAATATATGGTATAGAAAATATAGATGAAAAATTTAAAAATCCTTGTGTAGCACTTGGAACTTTTGATGGAATACATTTAGGACATCAAAGCGTTATAAAAAGTGCAATAGATAAAGCAAAAGAATTAAATGGAACATCTATATTGTTTACTTTTAGTCCTCATCCATTAAAGGTAATTACGAGCTCAGCTGGGCCTAAAATGATAAATAGCAAGGATGAAAAAGAATTTTTATTAGAAAAATTAGGAGTAGATATACTTATTTTTGCAAATTTTACAGTAGAATTTTCAGATTTACATCCAGAAAAATTTATGAAAAATGTATTAAAAGATATTTTGGATGTAAAAGAAATTTTTGTAGGATTTAATTATACTTTTGGAAAAGATGCAATAGGAACTACAGATTATATGAAAGAATTAAGCGAAAAATATGATATAAAATTAAACGTAGTAGAACCTATGAAAATAGAAGATGAAATTGTAAGTAGTACTCTTATAAGAGAATATATAAAAAATGGGGATTTAAAAAAAGCAGAAAAATTATTAGGATATCCAGTAATGATTTCAGGGAAGATTGTGCAGGGGAAAAAAATAGGAAGAAAACTTGGCTTTCCAACTGCAAATTTAAAAATAGTAAATAAAGCATATCCACCATATGGAGTATATGGTGTGAAAATAATTTTTGATTCTGAAAAAGATAAATCATATTATGGGATTATGAATATTGGGAAAAATCCAACATTAAAACCTGGAGAACATTCAATAGAGGTTAATATTTTTGATTTTGATAAAAATGTATATGGTGAAAAAATAATAATAGAATTAATGAAATTTATAAGATATGAAAAGAAATTTGAAACAGTTGAAAACCTGATAAAAGAGATAAAAAATGATATTAAAATTTGGAAGGAGTGGTTAGAATGCCATTAA